Below is a genomic region from Persicimonas caeni.
ACGGCTTCGGGGCTCGTCTCGTGGGCGGCGGGGATGGTCGCCACGGCTGGATGCAGCTCGTCGGGCATCGGCCAGCGCGGCGGGCCGTCGCTGGGCTTTTGGTCGGGTGTTCGAGGCTCGTCGCCGGCTTCTTTGTTGCCTGCAGTCTTGTCGGTTGTTTTGTCGGTCGTCTTGTCCGCGACCTTGGTGTCCGCCTTGGTCTCGACCGCCTTTGCTGTGTCCGTCTTCTTCTCGTCGCTGCGCTCCTGCTCGACCTTGCCGGCGACCGGGGCAGGCACCGGCTCGTCATCCTCCTCGGCCCACTTCTCGTAGGGATTGTCGCGCGTGGAGTTGTAGAGCCATTCGAGGCCGCCGGCCGCGGTGAAGAGCACGTCGCGCGTCTTGTCGGCCCACGGCGCGGTCTGGCCGGTGAGCATCCAGTCGCCGCGGGTCGACAGCGCCGTGAATCCGTCCTGAGGAAAGAGCGCGCCGAGCACCCCCAAGAACGCCAGGTTGACCGCCAGCGTGCGCAACACGAAGCGGTCGGCCAGCGTCAGGATTCGCTCGCGCGACTCCTCGCCGTCGGCCTCCAGACGTTCGACCTTCTTGCGGTAGCGGTGTTGCCCGACGAGCTCCCATAAGAGCGGCAGCGCCGGGAACGCCGCGATCCCGACGACCCACGCCGCCCACACCGGCCCGTTCAGATACGCGGCCAGCGAGGACGCCAGCCAGAAGCCGAGCAGCGGTGTGGTGATCACCAGCACATACCACAGCCCTTTGAGGATCAATCCGATGACTTTGAGAGCGGTGGCGAGTTTTTGAAGCATGCGGGCGACCCGATTGACGCTGTGGCGATGTGGCGATTAGAATCCCCGACTTCTTGTGACACTTCAAGTTGCTCGACTCGAGTCGCCCAACTGACGAGACAAGCCCACGGGAATCGCACCTTTGCTGGAAGTCGGATCCAAATTGGTAGCAGGTCGCTTCGAGCTGGTCCGACAGCTCGGAGAGGGCGGCATGGGCGTGGTCTACGAGGCCATCGATCAGCGCGGCGGCGGTCGCGTGGCGCTCAAGACCGTCCACCGGCTCGACGGACGCAGCCTGTATCGCTTTAAGCGTGAGTTTCGCGCGCTCGAGGATATCCAGCACCCGAACCTCGTGCAGCTTCGCGAGCTGCACCGCGAAGACGACCTCTGGTTCTTCACCATGGAGCTCGTCAAAGGCGAGGACTTTCGCACCTACGTCGCACGCACGCCGAAGGCGACGCCGATTCGCTACAACACCGCCGATCTGCTCACCACGCTCGACTCCCAGACCGAGCGACTCGCCTTCGAGGCCACGCTCGACGAGCCGCCGGGGGTCATGCGCACCGGCTTCGACGAGGCGCGCCTTCGCGGCGGCATGAGCCAGCTCGTCGACGCCCTCGACGCCTTGCACCGCGCCGGGCGCGTCCACCGCGACGTCAAACCGTCGAACGTGTTGGTGACCGCCCAGGGCAGAGTGGTGCTGCTCGACTTCGGCCTCATCGCCGAGTTCGAGCGCATCGGGTTTCGCCCCGCCTCGCGTAACGGCTTCAGCGGCACTTTGCGCTATATGGCGCCCGAGCAGGCCAGCGACGAAGAGGTCGGCCCGGCGGCCGATCTCTACGCCGTGGGTGTGATGCTCTACGAGATTCTGTGCGGCCGGCCGCCCTTCGATGGCCCGGCGGTCAAGCTCATGCTCAAGAAGCGCCTGGGCGACTACGTTCCGGCCGTCGAGGCGTCCTCTGGGGCGCCACGAGACCTGCTCGAGCTTTGCGACGCGCTCATGCGTCCCGACCCGGAGTCTCGGCCCACCGCGGCCGAGGTCCTCGAGGTTTTGTCCGTCGGAGCACGGTCGCAGCGGGCGCGGCTCGATGCCGAGACGACCAGTGACGTCTTCGTGGGACGCCAGGCCGAGCTCGACGCGCTCGAAGGGGCGTGGGCGGCGGTTCGCGACGAGGGCGCCGTCAGCGTCATCGTCGAGGGGGAGGCCGGGGTTGGAAAGAGCGCGCTCGTGCGCCGGTTCGTCGAGCAGCGCTCGGTCGACAGTGAGGCGCTCTTGTTGCTGTACGGTCGCTGTTACGAGCGCGAGTCGGTGCCCTACAAGGGCCTCGACCGGGTCGTCGACGACCTGACGCGCTTTCTCGACGGGCTGGGCGACGAGGTCGAGGCGCTGCTCGACGAAGATATCGTCGCGCTCGCACGCATCTTCCCGGTGCTCTCGCAGGTCCGCCCCATCTACGCGCGGCTCAATGAGGGGCTGTCCATCCGAAACCCCCGCGAGATTCGCCGCCGGGGCTTCGCCGCGCTCAAGTCGTTGCTGGCGAGGGTGGCCGAGCAGCGACCGCTGATGGTCGTCATCGACGACCTCCAGTGGGCCGACGCCGACAGCTTGGCGCTGTTGAGCGAGCTGGTCGATCCGCCCGACGCGCCCCGCATGTTGCTGTTGGCGACGCGCCGGCCGGGTCATCGCTCCATCGAGCTGCCCGGCGAGGTACGCCAGCTGAGCTTGTCGGGGCTCCAGCGCGACGAAGTCGAGGCGTTGATGCGCTCGCTCGACGACGGCTCCGTGGGTGACGAGCACGCCTGGAGCGCAGACGCGCTCACAAGCGAGACCGGCGGCCATCCGCTCTTCGTCCAGCAACTCGTCCAGCACATGGCCGGATCGACCTCCGCCAAGGGTGTGGGGCTCGAGGAGGTGCTGTGGCGGCGTATCAACGAGATGCCCAACCAGGCGCGCTTGCTCATCGAAATCGTCGCCGTGGCCGGTGTGCCCCTCGACGTGCACGTGTTGTCGACGGCGTTGGGCGTCGGGCTGGCCGACGGCGTCGAGATCGCCCGCCAGGCCCAGACGGCGATGTTGCTGCGCATCGCCGACGAGTCTGACGAGGTGACCGTCGAGGCTTACCACGACCGGGTCCGCGAGGCGGCATCGCGCTTTATGGACCCCGAAGAGCGCCGGTTCTATCACGCGCGGTTGGCCCACGCGCTCGAGGTGACCGAGCTCGCTGACCGCCGCCCGCACCTGATGCTGCGTCACCTCGAGGGGGCCGACGAGGAGCAGCGCGCGGCGCGCTTCGCTGTGCAGGCCGCCGAGCAAGCCGCCGAGGCGATGGCGTTCGAACGCGCCGCCGAGTTGTACCGTCAGGCGCTCCGCATCGGCGACTACGCCCCCTCGAAGGCGCGCGACCTCGAGCTGGAGCTCGCCCGCGCTTTGAGCAACGCCGGGCTGGGCCTCGAGGCCGCCGAGATCTACCTCGCCGCGGTCGAGTCGGTGCCCCCCGACCAGCGGCTGGTGCTCGAGCGGCGCGCCGCCGAAGAGCTGATGACCAACGGCGACGTCGAACGCGGCATGTCGCTCATCGACTCGGTGCTCGAGGAGATCTGCGTTCCCCAGACCCAGAGCACCTTCGCGACCATCTGCCGGGTGATCTGGCTGCGGCTCGTCTTGCTCCTGGTCGGCCTACGTCCTCGTCGCAGCGAACCCGACGCCCAGGCATCCCAGATGCGCCAACGCATCGATATTCTGGCCACGCTCGGCCGGCGCCTGGCGCTCATCGACACACTGCGCGGCTTCGAGTTCCAGAGCCGCGAGCTTCGCCTGGCGCTACGCTACGGAACCGACCACCAACTCGCCGCAGCCCTGGCCACCGAGGCGACCTACCAGTCGAGCTCGGGCACGACGCGCGGCATCGAGCGCGGCGAGCAGGTGCTCGTCCAGGCGCGCGAACTCGCCGCCGAGCTGCAGGACCCGTGGCTCGACCACTATATCGCCATGCAGTGGGGGATTATTTGCTTCTTCGCCGACCGCTTCCGCGTCGCCGTCGACACCCTCGAAGAGGCGGTCGAATGGTTCGCCAGCGAGTCGCCCGGCGATCAGTATCTGGTCAACTCGGGGCGTCTCTTCATGATGTTCGCGCTGCGTCATCTGGGGGAGATCCGCAAGATGAGCGAGCATTACGAGGCCTACGCTCGCGACGCTCGCCACCGTAACGACCGGCTGGTGCTGACCACCATCGGCACCGCGGCCAACACCTATTGGTTATTCGCGGGCGACCCCGCCGGCGCCACTCGCCAGCTCGACGAAGCCGACTGGGTGCCGCCCGAGCGCAGCGTTCATCTGCAGCATTGGTTCGAGTTCGTGGCCCGCGCCGAAATCGCCATCTACGAGGATCGCGCGCTCGAGTTTTGGACCGAGAACCGCAAGGAGATCCGTCGGCTGGCCCGCAACCCGGTCATCTGGGCGGCGCGCGCGACCTACGGCGAACACTTCTGGGCCGCCGGCCGCCTCCACGCCGCCGCGGTCGACGGCGGAGCCGACCCGCAAGAGCACAGCCGACACCTGCGCCGCATCGTGCGCAAGCTCGCCGGCGAGGACAGCAAGATGGTCCAACTGTGGTCGCGCATGCTCGAGGCCGCCGCCGAGGCGATCGCGGGCGACTCCAAGGCGACCATCGCCGCGCTCGAGCGCACCATCACCCACGCCGAAAAGATCGAGATGAAGATCTGCGAGATGGCCGCCCGCGGAAGGCTCGCCGAGATCCTCGCCCAAACCGGCAACGACCCGGTGCGCCAGGCCCGCCTGCGCGCCGAGGTCGACGCCTGGATGCAGGCCGAGGGCGTGGGCGACCCGCAGCGTTTGTTGCAGCTTTACATGCCCGGCTTCGGTTCCTGATCGGCAACGTGATAGCGGGGAGGATTACACGGTGTCAGACACCGTGTTTATCAG
It encodes:
- a CDS encoding serine/threonine-protein kinase; the encoded protein is MLEVGSKLVAGRFELVRQLGEGGMGVVYEAIDQRGGGRVALKTVHRLDGRSLYRFKREFRALEDIQHPNLVQLRELHREDDLWFFTMELVKGEDFRTYVARTPKATPIRYNTADLLTTLDSQTERLAFEATLDEPPGVMRTGFDEARLRGGMSQLVDALDALHRAGRVHRDVKPSNVLVTAQGRVVLLDFGLIAEFERIGFRPASRNGFSGTLRYMAPEQASDEEVGPAADLYAVGVMLYEILCGRPPFDGPAVKLMLKKRLGDYVPAVEASSGAPRDLLELCDALMRPDPESRPTAAEVLEVLSVGARSQRARLDAETTSDVFVGRQAELDALEGAWAAVRDEGAVSVIVEGEAGVGKSALVRRFVEQRSVDSEALLLLYGRCYERESVPYKGLDRVVDDLTRFLDGLGDEVEALLDEDIVALARIFPVLSQVRPIYARLNEGLSIRNPREIRRRGFAALKSLLARVAEQRPLMVVIDDLQWADADSLALLSELVDPPDAPRMLLLATRRPGHRSIELPGEVRQLSLSGLQRDEVEALMRSLDDGSVGDEHAWSADALTSETGGHPLFVQQLVQHMAGSTSAKGVGLEEVLWRRINEMPNQARLLIEIVAVAGVPLDVHVLSTALGVGLADGVEIARQAQTAMLLRIADESDEVTVEAYHDRVREAASRFMDPEERRFYHARLAHALEVTELADRRPHLMLRHLEGADEEQRAARFAVQAAEQAAEAMAFERAAELYRQALRIGDYAPSKARDLELELARALSNAGLGLEAAEIYLAAVESVPPDQRLVLERRAAEELMTNGDVERGMSLIDSVLEEICVPQTQSTFATICRVIWLRLVLLLVGLRPRRSEPDAQASQMRQRIDILATLGRRLALIDTLRGFEFQSRELRLALRYGTDHQLAAALATEATYQSSSGTTRGIERGEQVLVQARELAAELQDPWLDHYIAMQWGIICFFADRFRVAVDTLEEAVEWFASESPGDQYLVNSGRLFMMFALRHLGEIRKMSEHYEAYARDARHRNDRLVLTTIGTAANTYWLFAGDPAGATRQLDEADWVPPERSVHLQHWFEFVARAEIAIYEDRALEFWTENRKEIRRLARNPVIWAARATYGEHFWAAGRLHAAAVDGGADPQEHSRHLRRIVRKLAGEDSKMVQLWSRMLEAAAEAIAGDSKATIAALERTITHAEKIEMKICEMAARGRLAEILAQTGNDPVRQARLRAEVDAWMQAEGVGDPQRLLQLYMPGFGS
- a CDS encoding transglutaminase domain-containing protein translates to MLQKLATALKVIGLILKGLWYVLVITTPLLGFWLASSLAAYLNGPVWAAWVVGIAAFPALPLLWELVGQHRYRKKVERLEADGEESRERILTLADRFVLRTLAVNLAFLGVLGALFPQDGFTALSTRGDWMLTGQTAPWADKTRDVLFTAAGGLEWLYNSTRDNPYEKWAEEDDEPVPAPVAGKVEQERSDEKKTDTAKAVETKADTKVADKTTDKTTDKTAGNKEAGDEPRTPDQKPSDGPPRWPMPDELHPAVATIPAAHETSPEAVARYIAANESDPYLRVKALYDWVADHIRYDAPALARGDYPPQDPKTVFSTRKAVCAGYAKLLAKMAETIDINMVYVTGVSRDRGGNVGGSGHAWNAVEVEGKWYLIDVTWGAGYVENDTFEKRYTTDYLFTPPEVLGVDHFPDDDKWQLRREPITRGEFMRQPILSAGFYQRGLELIDPDRSQITVEKRASLKVRRPQGQFLLASLYPKDGGERTRCKVEGNSTVAIDCDIDRPGSYEVRLFGNDSRHGSYDFVGQIAVNAR